CTAAGCAGGCTTACCAAAATACGCACAAAAAAAGGGCGCAGAGTTAAGACTCCTGCGCCCTTTTTTATTGCAGCCGTGTTGATGTATAAAGCTAGCGCACAAAGCTCAATACATTAGCCGAAAAATCTTTTTTAAGTGTCGCTACGGTTTTTTTAATTTCTGAAAAACTAAACCCCAACGTCATCATTTTTTTACTAAAAGACGATTTACTACTACGACATGGGTCGATAACAATCACTTCGCAATGCGGATTGGCGTGTCTGTCTATAAAAGCAGAGAGCTTATCGCTATGGTTTCTTTCATAGAGTAAGTCGGCACCGATAATAACGTCGAAGGTACCTAAGTTATCGGTATCCAGATCCCAGTTGGTGCGTAAAAATGGAATGCCTCTACCGTGATTGAGTTTTACATTTTCAGCTAAATAAGTCCCGGCTTCAGGATGGTAATCCGTGGCGGTAATATCGGCATGCCTGGCATTCAGCAGCAAACTGGGCAACGCCATACCACAACCCACTTCCAATATACGCTTGCCTTGTATTTCAAAGCTCTGCATTTCGCGAGCTAACATTTCCCCCGACTCCCACAACACACCAAACAGCGACCACTGCGCAGAAGAAATACCTAAAGCCTCGGCCACACCAAAAGGATCAGAAAACTGCTGTTTATCAAGTAGCGACCTAAGATGTATATCCAGATGATCAAACTCTATGGTTTGATAGCGTATGCGGGCGGGGATCATAGATGGCTCTGTGCAGGTATAGACGCAACAAGCTCTCTCACTAAGGATTCGCTACGCAGGGTAGCCACTATAACCCATATCAGCCCAATAGCGAATAAACACTGGCGCTGCTAAGCCACTCGCTACTCATCCACGGCGGTTATATTTACCCAGTCTTCTAGGCCATATTTACGCAACAACACTTGTAACTCACCACTGGCACGTAACTGCTGGGTGGCATCGCTAATTAACGCGACATACTCGGCAGAAGATGCCAGCACCGGAGAACAAGCTATATAGGATTTACTGGCGTGATTAAGAAAACCCGCTGGCGCTACCTGCCCCTGCAGCTTTAATTTTTGTAAGGCCGCAGTCACCACCGGTACCGATTCAATAATAATATCAATCTCAGCATTCACTAAAGCACGTAGATTATACTCTAAAGAAAACTTACCCCTACGCAGCAGCACCCTATCGGTATCTTGATATTGCTGTATGTACTGGCCAATATCATCCCTATAGTCATAACCGTCTATTACACCTAAACGCTGCTTGGCCAAAGAAGATACATCGGTAAATTGCCACTGGGAGTCCGCCCGGCGATAAAAAGCCAGGCGATCAACCCCTTGGTGCTCCGCAGGAAACAACAAGTTATCGGCATCGTTTTTATAGGTAGCCACTAGACAGTTTTTTTCACCCTTGCTTACCTGCTCTATAGCTTTATCCCAAGACATAAGCTGATACTTAACCGTATGACCAGCGCGCACCATGGCGTACTCAGCCAGCTCTATCATATAGCCAGGCATAGGAGAGTTAGGTATGCCGTTATAGGGGTAATACCGATCCGCGACCAAGGTAACTTCGTCGGCATAGGCCGTTTTTATGGCCAGTAAAACCATAGGCACAGAGCACAACAATAGGAATTTATTCAACAGAGCGATCACAAGCTAACAACTTTTATTAGTTTCTTATTATAGGTGGCTACTATAAACGAATCTAATAGTGGTTTATAGCCAGCATCGCGCAGAACCTCTAAGAATCAGCTTTTAGCTGTCGAAGTCTGACTGTTTTCGTCTAAAGGCAGTATTTTAAAGTTGATATAGCTATATAAAAGAGCAATGAGTGGGTTAATTAAGTTGAAAAAGGCAAACCAGAAATAGGCGCCGGTGGCCACACCCAAGGTGGCGGCCATAAAAGCACCACAGGTATTCCAGGGGATTAGCACCGAGGTAACCGTACCGGAATCCTCTAAATTACGCGACAGGTTTAAAGCATGTAGGCCGCGTTTTTTAAATTCTTTTTGAAACATGCGGCCGGGCAGTACGATAGAAATATATTGATCGCCGGTCACTATATTAGTGCCAATACAAGTGAAGATCAGCGAGCGTATTAAACCACCGGAGCTGTGCGCCGACGCTACCATCATCGCCACTAAGCGGTTAAGCAAACCGGTTTTTTCCATCACCCCGCCAAAGGTCATGGCGCTAACAATTAACCATATGGTATTGAGCATACTGCTCATACCGCCGCGAGTCAGCAGGCCGTCTATCATCTCGTTACCGGTATTAGAAACATAGCCATTAAAGCAGGCCATCCATACGCCTTTCAGCATAGGCAACACACCCCCCGTAGCCATATCGGCCAAACGCAGCACCGCCTCACCCTGAAATAACAAGGCAAATAGCACACCGGTTAAACCACCGATAACAATGGTGGGTATGGCCGGTACTTTTTTAAAAGCCAGCGCCAATAACA
Above is a window of Dasania marina DSM 21967 DNA encoding:
- a CDS encoding substrate-binding periplasmic protein yields the protein MIALLNKFLLLCSVPMVLLAIKTAYADEVTLVADRYYPYNGIPNSPMPGYMIELAEYAMVRAGHTVKYQLMSWDKAIEQVSKGEKNCLVATYKNDADNLLFPAEHQGVDRLAFYRRADSQWQFTDVSSLAKQRLGVIDGYDYRDDIGQYIQQYQDTDRVLLRRGKFSLEYNLRALVNAEIDIIIESVPVVTAALQKLKLQGQVAPAGFLNHASKSYIACSPVLASSAEYVALISDATQQLRASGELQVLLRKYGLEDWVNITAVDE
- a CDS encoding class I SAM-dependent methyltransferase; this encodes MIPARIRYQTIEFDHLDIHLRSLLDKQQFSDPFGVAEALGISSAQWSLFGVLWESGEMLAREMQSFEIQGKRILEVGCGMALPSLLLNARHADITATDYHPEAGTYLAENVKLNHGRGIPFLRTNWDLDTDNLGTFDVIIGADLLYERNHSDKLSAFIDRHANPHCEVIVIDPCRSSKSSFSKKMMTLGFSFSEIKKTVATLKKDFSANVLSFVR